The stretch of DNA GCGGCCGCCTCCCCCAGGCACCACTCGATATCCCGGGGGATGGCCGGGTCGGCAGAATCATGGTAGAGATCCTCCAGCCGCCACAGGCAGTCGGTGGTGGCAAGGCGCTCGTTCAGGGCTTGGCTCATGGGCTGGTCCTCGATCAGGGGGTGGAAGCTTAAGGAAGCGATGGGGTCGAAGAGCGGCGAACGGCGGCAGGATACCACAGGCCGGCGCAGGCTGTCAGGGGGCCGCGCCGGCCGCTGGCTGGCGCTGGCCCTGGTCGCGGCGGCGCTCTTCCTCCTCCTGCCCGGCCCGCTGCCCGCCGCAACCGTGCACCTGCCGGCCGCCCTGGACAGCCGTCTGACCCGGGCGGGCTTCCTGGTCGGGCCGCCCGACCACCCGGTGCTGGCCCGGGACCCTGACCAGGCCCTGGTGCCGGCCAGCATCCTCAAGATCGCCACCTCCCTGGTCGCTCTCACCCTGCTCGGCCCGGACTTCCACTTCCACACCCAGTTCTTCCAGGACGGGGCCGGCCATCTCATCGTCCGCGGCCTGGGGGATCCGGGCCTCACCTCGCGGGAGGTGGCGGCGGCCGCGGCCCGGCTGGCCGCTCTCGGTCTGGCCTCCTACCAGGACCTGGTGCTGGATGCCAGCGCCTTCCAGGTGGGGCCCACCGATGGGGCCGAGGGCAGCTTCAACCCGTACGATGCCGCCTGCGGCGCCCTGGTGCTCAACTTCAACACCGTCGCCCTGGAGAAGACAGCCGCCGGCCACGTCCGCTCCGCCGAGGCCGAGACCCCGGATCTGCCGATGATGGCCGAGCTGAGCCAGGGGCTGCCGCCCGGCCGCCATCGGCTCAACGTCAGCCGCCGGCCGGGAGAAGCGCTCCGCCATGCCGGCCAGCTGCTGGACGCCCTGCTGGCCCAGGCCGGCATCCGGCGCCGGGGCGTCATCCGGCAGGGGACGCTGCTGGAGCCGGCCAGGCTGCTGCTCGACTATGAAAGCCAGCCGGCCCTCACCGGCACGGTCCAGGGCCTTTTGGCCTACTCCAACAACCTGGTGGCC from Thermodesulfobacteriota bacterium encodes:
- a CDS encoding D-alanyl-D-alanine carboxypeptidase, producing MGSKSGERRQDTTGRRRLSGGRAGRWLALALVAAALFLLLPGPLPAATVHLPAALDSRLTRAGFLVGPPDHPVLARDPDQALVPASILKIATSLVALTLLGPDFHFHTQFFQDGAGHLIVRGLGDPGLTSREVAAAAARLAALGLASYQDLVLDASAFQVGPTDGAEGSFNPYDAACGALVLNFNTVALEKTAAGHVRSAEAETPDLPMMAELSQGLPPGRHRLNVSRRPGEALRHAGQLLDALLAQAGIRRRGVIRQGTLLEPARLLLDYESQPALTGTVQGLLAYSNNLVANQLFLQCGVVREGLPATFAKGQRTVAAVLRERWGLAVPAIRLEEGSGLSRQNAVTPAAMAVVLEAFRPYALLLPEAHGQLLKTGTLRGVYSYAGYFRDGNDLVSVVLMLNQTENLREELLAALLAAWHQAANR